A stretch of the Enterobacter mori genome encodes the following:
- a CDS encoding bifunctional acetate--CoA ligase family protein/GNAT family N-acetyltransferase: protein MSQRGLEALLRPKSIAVIGASMKPDRAGYLMMRNLLAGGFNGPVMPVTPAYKAVQGVLAWPDVQSLPFVPDLAIICTHAKRNLDLLESLGQKGCKTCIILSSPPEQQPELLACAGRFQMRILGPNSLGLLAPWQGLNASFSPVPIRKGKLAFISQSAAVSNTILDWAQQREMGFSYFIALGDSLDIDVDELLDFLARDSKTSAILLYLEHLSDARRFVSASRSASRNKPILVIKSGRSPAAQRLLNSHSGMDPAWDAAIQRAGLLRVQDTHELFSAVETLSHMRPLRGEKLMIVSNGAAPAALALDELWLRNGKLATLGEETLQRLREVLPVSVAPGNPLDLRDDASSERYIKAISILLDSQDFDALMIIHSPSAVAPGTESARALIDAVRNHPRGKYVTVLTNWCGEFSSQEARRLFSEAGLPTYRTPEGTITAFMHMVEYRRNQKQLRETPALPGNLTANAVDVHRLLQQAIEEGATSLDTHEVQPVLGSYGIQTLPTWIASDSAEAVHIAEQIGYPVALKLRSPDIPHKSDVQGVMLYLRTAAEVQQAADAIFDRVKMAWPQARIHGLLVQSMANRAGAQELRVVVEHDPVFGPLIMLGEGGVDWRPEEQVVVALPPLNMNLARYLIIQAIKSKKIRGRSALRPLDIAGLSQFLVQVSNLIVDCAEIQRLDIHPLLASGNEFIALDVTLDIAPFTGDRESRLAIRPYPLHLEEWVEMKNGERALFRPILPEDEPQLRTFISQVTKEDLYYRYFSEINEFTHDDLANMTQIDYDREMAFVAVRRSGQSDEILGVTRAISDPDNIDAEFAVLVRSDLKGLGLGRRLLEKLISYTRDHGLLRLNGITMPNNRGMVTLARKLGFDVDIQLDEGIVALSLPLISADKQE, encoded by the coding sequence ATGAGCCAGCGAGGGTTAGAAGCGCTACTACGACCTAAATCCATTGCCGTTATTGGCGCCTCCATGAAACCGGATCGTGCGGGTTACCTGATGATGCGTAACCTGCTGGCTGGCGGATTTAATGGCCCTGTTATGCCCGTCACCCCTGCTTATAAGGCCGTTCAGGGAGTGCTTGCGTGGCCAGATGTTCAGAGCCTGCCGTTCGTTCCCGACCTCGCCATCATCTGTACACATGCGAAACGGAATCTGGACTTACTGGAGTCGCTTGGCCAAAAAGGGTGTAAAACCTGCATTATCCTCTCCTCTCCTCCTGAACAGCAGCCAGAACTCCTGGCCTGTGCCGGTCGCTTTCAGATGCGTATTCTGGGGCCAAACAGTCTGGGACTACTCGCACCATGGCAAGGACTGAATGCCAGCTTCTCCCCGGTGCCTATCCGTAAAGGTAAACTCGCCTTTATCTCGCAGTCGGCAGCCGTATCGAACACCATTCTCGACTGGGCGCAGCAGCGTGAGATGGGATTCTCCTACTTCATCGCTCTGGGTGATAGCCTCGATATCGACGTAGATGAGCTACTGGATTTCCTGGCCAGAGACAGTAAAACCAGCGCGATTCTTCTCTACCTTGAGCACTTAAGCGATGCCCGTCGTTTTGTGTCAGCTTCGCGTAGCGCATCGCGCAATAAACCGATCCTGGTCATCAAAAGTGGACGTAGCCCGGCGGCGCAGCGTCTGCTGAATTCGCATTCAGGTATGGATCCCGCGTGGGATGCCGCGATCCAGCGTGCCGGTTTACTTCGGGTGCAGGATACGCACGAGCTTTTTTCCGCCGTTGAAACGCTGAGCCATATGCGTCCGTTACGCGGTGAAAAGCTAATGATTGTCAGCAATGGCGCGGCACCTGCAGCGCTGGCACTGGATGAGCTCTGGCTACGCAACGGTAAGCTGGCTACGCTCGGCGAAGAGACACTGCAGCGCCTGCGTGAGGTATTACCCGTCAGCGTCGCACCAGGCAACCCGCTGGATTTACGCGATGATGCCAGCAGCGAGCGCTATATAAAGGCCATTTCAATTTTGCTGGACAGCCAGGATTTCGACGCGCTCATGATCATCCACTCGCCCAGTGCGGTTGCGCCTGGTACTGAAAGCGCGCGGGCGCTCATTGATGCTGTGCGTAATCATCCGCGCGGCAAATACGTTACCGTACTCACCAACTGGTGCGGTGAATTTTCCTCGCAGGAGGCACGACGGCTGTTTAGTGAAGCCGGGTTGCCGACGTATCGCACACCAGAAGGCACTATCACCGCATTTATGCATATGGTGGAATACCGTCGTAACCAAAAGCAACTGCGTGAAACCCCGGCTTTACCGGGTAATCTGACTGCGAATGCCGTCGACGTCCACCGACTGCTGCAGCAGGCTATCGAAGAGGGGGCGACCTCGCTCGACACGCATGAGGTACAGCCCGTTCTCGGCAGTTACGGCATTCAAACGCTGCCGACATGGATTGCCAGCGACAGCGCGGAGGCCGTCCATATCGCTGAGCAAATTGGCTACCCGGTTGCCCTGAAGCTTCGCTCGCCGGATATCCCACATAAGTCGGATGTTCAAGGCGTAATGTTGTACTTACGCACGGCAGCGGAAGTGCAGCAAGCAGCAGATGCCATTTTCGACCGCGTCAAAATGGCCTGGCCGCAGGCCAGGATCCACGGTCTTCTCGTGCAAAGCATGGCTAACCGAGCAGGCGCCCAGGAGCTACGCGTGGTGGTTGAGCACGATCCGGTCTTTGGGCCGCTGATTATGCTGGGTGAAGGCGGTGTGGACTGGCGACCTGAAGAGCAGGTGGTGGTGGCATTACCGCCATTGAATATGAATCTGGCACGCTATCTGATAATCCAGGCGATAAAGAGCAAAAAAATCCGTGGCCGGAGCGCCCTGCGCCCGCTTGATATTGCCGGACTAAGCCAGTTCCTGGTGCAGGTGTCTAACCTGATTGTGGATTGTGCGGAGATTCAGCGGCTGGATATTCACCCGCTGCTCGCCTCCGGCAATGAGTTTATCGCGCTGGATGTAACGCTGGATATTGCGCCATTCACAGGAGACAGAGAGAGCCGTCTGGCGATCCGCCCTTATCCTTTACACCTCGAAGAATGGGTGGAGATGAAAAACGGCGAACGCGCGCTCTTTCGCCCTATTTTGCCGGAAGATGAGCCGCAGCTGCGCACGTTCATTTCTCAGGTGACCAAAGAAGATCTTTACTACCGCTACTTTAGCGAGATCAATGAATTCACTCATGATGATTTAGCCAATATGACGCAGATCGACTACGATCGAGAAATGGCGTTTGTGGCCGTACGGCGTTCCGGGCAGAGTGATGAGATCCTCGGCGTGACGCGTGCTATTTCAGATCCGGATAATATCGATGCGGAGTTTGCCGTGCTGGTACGCTCTGATCTGAAAGGCCTGGGCCTGGGGAGACGGCTGCTGGAAAAACTCATCAGTTATACGCGAGATCACGGATTGTTACGCCTGAATGGCATTACTATGCCCAACAATCGCGGTATGGTCACTCTGGCGCGCAAACTTGGTTTTGACGTGGATATTCAGCTGGACGAAGGGATCGTGGCCTTATCGCTCCCCCTGATATCAGCAGATAAACAAGAGTAA
- the pssA gene encoding CDP-diacylglycerol--serine O-phosphatidyltransferase, protein MSKFKRNKHQQHLAQLPKISQSVDDVEFFYAPAHFRETILEKIASATRRICIVALYLEQDEGGRAILNALYEAKRQRPELDVRVLVDWHRAQRGRIGAAASNTNADWYCRTAQENPGVDVPVYGVPVNTREALGVLHFKGFIIDDSVLYSGASLNDVYLHQLDKYRYDRYHLIRNAQMADIMFNWVDRHLVHGRGVNRLDDPHRPKSPEIKNDVRSFRQELRDAVYHFQGDANNEELSVTPLVGLGKSSLLNKTIFHLMPCAEQKLTICTPYFNLPAVLVRNIIQLLRDGKKVEIIVGDKTANDFFIPEDQPFKIIGALPYLYEINLRRFLSRLQYYVNTDQLVVRLWKDEDNSYHLKGMWVDDEWMLLTGNNLNPRAWRLDLENAILIHDPQHELAAKRERELELIRTHTTVVRHYRDLQSIADYPVKVRKLIRRLRRIRIDRLISRIL, encoded by the coding sequence TTGTCAAAATTCAAGCGTAATAAACATCAACAACACCTTGCTCAACTACCGAAGATTTCTCAGTCAGTTGATGATGTAGAGTTCTTTTACGCTCCCGCTCATTTTCGGGAGACGATCCTGGAAAAGATCGCCAGCGCTACGCGACGTATTTGTATTGTGGCGCTGTATCTTGAACAAGATGAAGGCGGGCGCGCGATCCTGAACGCGCTCTATGAAGCTAAGCGTCAACGTCCGGAGCTGGATGTTCGCGTTCTGGTTGACTGGCACCGTGCGCAGCGCGGCCGCATTGGTGCGGCCGCGTCTAACACGAATGCTGACTGGTATTGCCGCACGGCGCAGGAGAACCCTGGCGTCGATGTGCCGGTTTATGGCGTACCGGTCAATACACGTGAAGCACTCGGCGTTCTGCATTTCAAAGGCTTCATTATTGATGATAGCGTCCTCTACAGCGGCGCGAGTCTGAATGACGTTTACCTCCATCAGCTCGATAAATATCGATATGACCGCTACCATCTGATTCGCAATGCGCAGATGGCGGATATCATGTTTAACTGGGTTGATAGACACCTGGTCCATGGCCGTGGCGTGAACCGTCTCGACGATCCCCATCGGCCTAAAAGCCCCGAAATCAAAAACGATGTTCGCTCTTTCCGCCAGGAGCTGCGCGATGCGGTGTATCATTTTCAGGGCGATGCCAATAACGAAGAGCTTTCCGTTACGCCATTAGTCGGTTTAGGAAAATCGAGCCTGCTGAACAAGACCATTTTCCATTTGATGCCGTGTGCGGAGCAGAAACTGACCATCTGCACGCCGTACTTTAACCTTCCCGCGGTGCTGGTACGCAATATTATCCAGCTGCTGCGTGATGGTAAAAAAGTGGAAATCATTGTCGGGGATAAAACGGCAAACGACTTCTTTATTCCGGAAGATCAGCCGTTCAAGATTATCGGCGCGTTACCTTATCTCTATGAGATCAACCTGCGTCGATTCCTGAGCCGTTTGCAGTATTATGTGAATACCGACCAACTGGTTGTGCGTCTCTGGAAAGATGAAGACAACAGCTATCACCTTAAAGGTATGTGGGTCGACGATGAGTGGATGCTGCTGACAGGCAATAATCTTAACCCACGCGCCTGGCGCCTGGATCTGGAAAATGCCATTTTGATCCACGATCCGCAGCACGAATTAGCCGCGAAACGCGAGCGCGAGCTGGAATTGATTCGTACTCATACCACCGTCGTTCGCCATTACCGCGATCTGCAGAGCATTGCCGATTATCCTGTGAAAGTCCGTAAACTTATTCGTCGTTTACGTCGGATCCGGATAGACCGCCTTATCAGCCGTATTCTGTAA
- a CDS encoding YfiM family lipoprotein: protein MRIPLLFALFCLTGCSHTANDSWSGQDKAQHFIASAMLSAAGNEYAQHQGYSRDRSAAIGLMFSVGLGASKELWDSRPAGSGWSWKDFAWDVAGATTGFAVWQMAHY from the coding sequence ATGCGTATCCCTCTCTTATTCGCCCTCTTTTGCCTGACAGGATGTAGCCACACGGCTAACGATAGCTGGTCAGGTCAGGATAAAGCCCAACACTTTATCGCTTCTGCCATGTTGTCCGCTGCCGGTAATGAGTATGCGCAACATCAGGGATACAGCAGGGATCGGAGTGCGGCAATCGGCCTGATGTTCTCAGTAGGCCTGGGGGCATCAAAAGAGCTTTGGGACAGCCGCCCCGCAGGGAGCGGCTGGAGCTGGAAAGATTTCGCCTGGGATGTAGCCGGCGCAACGACCGGCTTTGCCGTGTGGCAGATGGCGCATTATTAA
- a CDS encoding MFS transporter, whose amino-acid sequence MTESIASNGTLANSDTRRRVWAIVSASSGNLVEWFDFYVYSFCSLYFAHIFFPSGNTTTQLLQTAGVFAAGFLMRPIGGWLFGRIADRRGRKASMLISVCMMCFGSLVIACLPGYETIGTWAPALLLLARLFQGLSVGGEYGTSATYMSEIALEGRKGFYASFQYVTLIGGQLLAILVVVILQQILTDEQLHTWGWRIPFAMGAVLAVVALWLRRQLDETSQKEVRTLKEAGTFKGLWRNRKAFLMVLGFTAGGSLSFYTFTTYMQKYLVNTTGMHANVASVVMTVALFVFMLIQPLIGALSDKIGRRTSMLIFGGLSALCTVPILTALQHVSSPYAAFALVMVAMVIVSFYTSISGILKAEMFPAQVRALGVGLSYAVANAIFGGSAEYVALSLKSWGSETTFFWYVTVMGALAFIVSLMLHRKGKGIRL is encoded by the coding sequence ATGACAGAAAGCATTGCATCAAACGGGACGCTGGCTAACAGTGATACCCGCAGAAGGGTATGGGCAATTGTCAGTGCCTCTTCAGGGAACCTGGTTGAATGGTTCGACTTTTACGTCTACTCATTCTGTTCACTTTATTTCGCACATATCTTCTTTCCTTCGGGAAACACCACAACACAGTTGCTACAAACGGCAGGGGTATTCGCTGCAGGATTCTTAATGCGACCAATCGGTGGCTGGCTGTTCGGCCGCATTGCGGATCGTCGTGGTCGTAAGGCATCCATGCTGATATCGGTTTGTATGATGTGCTTTGGTTCGCTGGTGATCGCCTGCTTGCCAGGGTATGAAACGATTGGTACATGGGCACCGGCGCTACTTTTGCTGGCTCGCTTATTCCAGGGACTATCTGTCGGCGGGGAATATGGTACCAGTGCGACCTACATGAGTGAGATTGCACTGGAGGGCCGTAAAGGTTTTTACGCCTCATTCCAGTACGTCACGCTAATTGGTGGCCAACTGTTGGCCATCCTTGTCGTGGTGATCCTGCAGCAGATTTTGACGGATGAACAGCTTCACACCTGGGGATGGCGGATCCCTTTCGCCATGGGCGCTGTACTAGCTGTCGTAGCACTTTGGCTGCGTCGTCAGTTAGATGAGACCTCTCAGAAGGAAGTCAGAACGCTGAAGGAGGCGGGAACGTTCAAAGGGTTATGGCGTAACCGCAAAGCTTTTCTAATGGTGCTGGGCTTTACTGCGGGCGGTTCTCTCAGTTTTTACACTTTCACCACTTATATGCAGAAGTATCTGGTGAACACTACAGGTATGCATGCGAATGTCGCCAGCGTTGTCATGACAGTGGCTTTATTTGTCTTTATGCTCATACAACCGCTAATCGGAGCGCTCTCGGATAAGATAGGTCGACGTACGTCAATGCTCATTTTTGGCGGATTATCTGCATTATGTACCGTCCCCATTTTGACTGCGCTTCAGCATGTTTCCTCACCGTATGCGGCATTTGCGCTGGTGATGGTGGCGATGGTGATCGTCAGTTTCTACACCTCGATCAGCGGCATACTCAAGGCAGAAATGTTCCCGGCTCAGGTTCGTGCGCTGGGAGTTGGGCTTTCGTATGCAGTGGCGAATGCGATTTTTGGCGGGTCTGCGGAATACGTTGCCCTGTCGCTTAAATCATGGGGCAGTGAAACAACGTTTTTCTGGTATGTCACGGTGATGGGGGCTCTGGCTTTCATCGTGTCCCTGATGTTGCACCGCAAGGGCAAAGGTATTCGACTTTAA